CGCGACCTTGTTCTTCACGACCTTGACGCGGGTACGGTTGCCGACCGCGTCGGTGCCGTCCTTGAGGGTCTCGATGCGGCGGATGTCGAGCCGCACCGAGGCGTAGAACTTCAGCGCGCGACCACCGGTCGTGGTCTCCGGCGAGCCGAACATCACGCCGATCTTCTCGCGGAGCTGGTTGATGAAGATCGCGGTGGTCTTCGACTGGTTCAGCGCACTGGTGATCTTCCGGAGCGCCTGGCTCATCAGCCGCGCCTGCAGACCCACGTGCGAGTCGCCCATCTCACCCTCGATCTCCGCGCGCGGTACGAGCGCGGCGACGGAGTCGATGACGATCAGGTCGAGCGCGCCGGAGCGCACCAGCATGTCGACGATCTCGAGCGCCTGCTCGCCGTTGTCCGGCTGGGACAGGATCAGGTTGTCGATGTCGACGCCCAGCTTCTTCGCGTACTCGGGGTCGAGGGCATGCTCGGCGTCCACGAAGGCCACGGCGCCGCCCGCCTTCTGGGCATTGGCCACGGCGTGCAGGGTGAGGGTCGTCTTACCGGAGGACTCCGGGCCGTACACCTCCACCACACGGCCGCGCGGAAGGCCGCCGACGCCGAGCGCGACGTCGAGCGCGGTCGACCCGGTGGGGATGACCTCGACGGGCTCGTTCGGCCGCTCGCCGAGGCGCATCACAGCGCCCTTGCCGAATTGCCGTTCAATCTGTGCGAGCGCGGCGTCGAGCGCCTTCTCGCGGTCGGTTCCTGCCATGGGTTCCACCCGATTTGCTTGAGTCGATCGCTTCACGTCAAAGACGCTAACCCCTGCCACTGACAATGGGCCCCGACGTCCGTCCAGCCTGTGGATAACTCTGGCAAGCCGCTGGGAAACCCGGGCCGGAATCCCATAAGAATGGATGTTCGATTTTGGTGTCAAGCGCACCACTCGAGGCACCGCGGGTGGGTCTCAGGGCCGGTCGTCGGTCCCGGAGGCCCCAGAGGATCCGGAGGACCGGGCGGAGGTGTCCTCTTCCTCGCCCCCGTCCCGGCTGCGCCCGTCCCGGCTGCCCCCGTCCCGGCTGCCCCCGTCCCGGCTGCGCCCGTCCCGGCTGCGCGGTAGCCCGCCCAGCCGGTCGAGCGCCCGGCCACCACGCCACCGGTGGCCGTGGACACGCGGGTCGTCTGTCACGGCGTACCGCTTCACATAGGCACCCAGGAACGCCTGCAGAGTGGCGACCGCCGGAATCGCGATCAGTGCGCCGACCGCGCCCAGCAGCGCCGTTCCCGCGATGACCGAGCCGAAGGCCACCGCGGGATGGATGTCCACCGTCTTGGAGGTGAGCTTGGGCTGCAGCACATAGTTCTCGAACTGCTGGTAGATCACCACGAATCCGAGCACCCACACCGCGTACCAGGGATTGACCGTGAACGCGATCAGCATGGGCAGCGCGCCCGCAAGATACGTGCCGATGGTCGGAATGAACTGCGAGACCAGCCCGACCCAGACGGCGAGGGCCGGGGCGTACGGCACGCCCAGGACCTCCAGCAGGATGTAGTGCGCGACACCCGAGATCAGCGCCATCAGGCCGCGCGAGTAGAGATAGCCGCCCGTCTTGTCGACGGCGATCTCCCAGGCGCGCAGCACCTCGGTCTGTTTGGCGGGCGGCAGTACGGAGCACAGCGTGCGGCGCAGGCGGGGCCCGTCGGCCGCGAAGTAGAACGAGAACAGGAAGATCGTCAGCAGTTTGAAGAGCCCGCCGAGCACGGTGGCGGAGATGTCCAGTACTCCGCTCGCGCTGTTCTGGACGTACTTCCGCAGCCAGGCGGAGCGCAGCAGGCTGTCCTGTATCTCGACACGCGAGAGTTCGCTGTGGAAGGTGTCGTTGATCCAGCGGATCACCGAGTCGAGGTACTTGGGGAATCCCTCGACCATGTCGACGATCTGGCCGGCCAGCATCGATCCGAGGAGGAAGACGAAGCCGGCGGCCGCGGTGAACACCGCGAAGAAGACCAGGAAAGTGGCGAGGCCGCGGCGCATGCCGCGCGCTGACATTCTGCCGACCGCGGGCTCGATCGCGAGCGCCAGGAAGAATGCGATCAGGATGTTGATCAGCAGCCCAATGAGCTGGTGGAAAGCCCAACTGCCCAGCTGGAAGCAGGCGTAGAGCGCCAGCCCGAGCACCATGGCGCGCGGAAGCCACCGAGGCATACCGACCTGCCCGGGCGCTCCGGCTCCGGGCGCCGGGGGCGGCGGGTTCGGAACACAGGCGCTCGTGTCCTGCGCGCCGGCGTCCCGAGCGGCGGTGTCCTCAGCGGTCACATCCGGCTCGGCCATGTCCTGCTCGGTCTTGTCGGTCTCGGCCACCCGGTCAGTGTCGCCTACGGGCTCCGCTACAGGTCCCCCCGGTCCCAGACCGAAATCCCGGCACCGGGGCCGAACCTTCGTCCCACCCCCATGCTCCTGCCGGTGTCACTGCTTCTCGGCCGGGACCCCCACCGCCGCGCAGACCCCGCGC
This window of the Streptomyces sp. SLBN-118 genome carries:
- a CDS encoding AI-2E family transporter; its protein translation is MPRWLPRAMVLGLALYACFQLGSWAFHQLIGLLINILIAFFLALAIEPAVGRMSARGMRRGLATFLVFFAVFTAAAGFVFLLGSMLAGQIVDMVEGFPKYLDSVIRWINDTFHSELSRVEIQDSLLRSAWLRKYVQNSASGVLDISATVLGGLFKLLTIFLFSFYFAADGPRLRRTLCSVLPPAKQTEVLRAWEIAVDKTGGYLYSRGLMALISGVAHYILLEVLGVPYAPALAVWVGLVSQFIPTIGTYLAGALPMLIAFTVNPWYAVWVLGFVVIYQQFENYVLQPKLTSKTVDIHPAVAFGSVIAGTALLGAVGALIAIPAVATLQAFLGAYVKRYAVTDDPRVHGHRWRGGRALDRLGGLPRSRDGRSRDGGSRDGGSRDGRSRDGGEEEDTSARSSGSSGASGTDDRP
- the recA gene encoding recombinase RecA, giving the protein MAGTDREKALDAALAQIERQFGKGAVMRLGERPNEPVEVIPTGSTALDVALGVGGLPRGRVVEVYGPESSGKTTLTLHAVANAQKAGGAVAFVDAEHALDPEYAKKLGVDIDNLILSQPDNGEQALEIVDMLVRSGALDLIVIDSVAALVPRAEIEGEMGDSHVGLQARLMSQALRKITSALNQSKTTAIFINQLREKIGVMFGSPETTTGGRALKFYASVRLDIRRIETLKDGTDAVGNRTRVKVVKNKVAPPFKQAEFDILYGQGISREGGLIDMGVEHGFVRKAGAWYTYEGDQLGQGKENARNFLKDNPDLANEIEKKIKGKLGVGVRPQAPAAEPGADAAGTGAAAPAEDAAKSVAAPASKAKSAKSAAAKG